In a genomic window of Sarcophilus harrisii chromosome 4, mSarHar1.11, whole genome shotgun sequence:
- the SAHAI-01 gene encoding class I histocompatibility antigen, Gogo-OKO alpha chain-like precursor (The RefSeq protein has 2 substitutions and aligns at 99% coverage compared to this genomic sequence) — MGSPARALFLLTALAALAETRAGSHSLRYFDTAVSRPGLGEPRFLSVGYVDDQQFVRFDSDSASQSEEPRAAWMEKVKDVDPGYWEQETQIIKETAQISRVDLQTLRGYYNQSEGGAHTFQRMYGCEVSPELSFQRGFLQFAYDGQDYIALDTETLTWTAAQNEAVNTKRKWEAERSYAERDKAYLEETCVLWVQKYLEMGKESLQRADAPSARVTRHSTPSGEVTLQCRAQDFYPSEISLAWLRDGEEQHQDTEFIETRPAGDGTFQKWAAVGVPSGQEGRYTCRVQHEGLPEPLTLKWEPESSLPWIIVGVLAAVLLLTAVIAGAVVWRKKTSGGKGGDYVPAAGNDSAQGSDVSLTAK, encoded by the exons ATGGGCTCTCCGGCGCGCGCTCTCTTTTTGCTGACGGCCCTGGCGGCCCTGGCGGAGACCCGGGCGG GCTCTCACTCCTTGAGGTACTTCGACACCGCCGTGTCCCGGCCCGGGCTCGGGGAGCCGCGGTTCCTCTCCGTGGGCTACGTGGACGATCAGCAGTTCGTGCGCTTCGACAGCGACAGCGCGAGTCAGAGTGAGGAGCCGCGGGCGCCGTGGATGGAGAAGGTGAAGGACGTGGACCCGGGATACTGGGAGCAGGAGACACAGATCATTAAGGAGACTGCACAGATTTCCCGAGTGGACCTGCAGACCCTGCGCGGCTACTACAACCAGAGCGAGGGCG GGGCCCACACCTTCCAGCGCATGTACGGCTGCGAGGTTTCCCCGGAGCTCTCCTTCCAGCGCGGGTTTCTTCAGTTCGCCTACGACGGGCAGGACTACATCGCCCTGGACACGGAGACCCTCACGTGGGCGGCTGCGCAGAACGAGGCAGTGAACACGAAGCGCAAGTGGGAGGCGGAGAGGAGCTATGCGGAGAGAGATAAAGCCTACCTGGAGGAAACGTGCGTGCTGTGGGTGCAGAAGTACctggagatggggaaggagagtCTGCAGAGGGCAG ATGCCCCTTCTGCCCGAGTGACCCGGCACAGCACGCCCAGTGGGGAGGTGACCCTGCAGTGCCGGGCCCAGGACTTTTACCCCTCGGAGATCTCTCTGGCCTGGCTGAGGGACGGGGAGGAGCAGCACCAGGACACAGAGTTCATCGAGACCAGGCCTGCCGGCGATGGGACCTTCCAGAAGTGGGCGGCTGTGGGGGTGCCCTCGGGCCAGGAAGGGAGATACACCTGCCGAGTTCAGCACGAGGGGCTGCCTGAGCCCCTCACCCTGAAATGGG AGCCGGAGTCCTCATTGCCCTGGATCATCGTGGGGGTCCTTGCCGCTGTCCTCCTCCTCACTGCGGTCATTGCTGGAGCTGTGGTCTGGAGGAAGAAGACTTCAG